GACCAAGACTACTCAGGTTCTCCACCACAAACATGGTGGTTAGATTGTGGCAACCACGCTAATTCTAGTTCTGGACAAGTGTTACTTGGCTCTACTAACCAATTTACCTTAGAAGTTGCATTTGACAATCTCCACAAACCCAACTTTTGCATCAATCTTCCCAGTCCTTCTTGCCAACACCCAGAACTACTAACGCCATTGCCTGAAGAATTGAACTCAACACCACTTTCATGTGCCGAAATTCAAGCACGGAACCGCCAAAGCTTATTTGTGAATCAGCAGGTAGCTGTTATTGCTGTTGAATATATGCTGGCATTAACGCTAACTGGAGGTTTAAGAAGATTTGCGACTTACTTCCATAATTCTACAGGCTCTTGTCGTTCGCTATACACCTGTGCAGAATCTCTCCAACAATTTAATTTACGGTTGAGGAAATGATTCCAGTACTTACGCAAAAATGACGTAAGAGCAAGGATTTTCCGTAGGAGCAATTCATGAATTGCCCCTACATTTCGTACTTGATGCGTAAGTTCTAGATTCTATAAAATCAGTCCATTTTGACAAAAATATAGGGTTTAGAGGTTGTTTGAAAAGTATTAGGCGAATATAATTCGCTACTACACAAGCAAAGTCCACCTCCGTGGACTAACGCAAAATCAAGGGTTTTCTAACCCAC
Above is a genomic segment from Cylindrospermum stagnale PCC 7417 containing:
- a CDS encoding ThiF family adenylyltransferase, producing MMKLDLSFANSVPIMLPAHNHVEFVIVGAGGTGGFLTPAIARLMLEIEATSNKSASCIVVDPDIVEPKNIPRQNFQQSEVGLYKAEVLAARYSLALGVQICAIAKPFTKKMVSNRWRKLTVIIGCVDNAAARAEISSCLDQDYSGSPPQTWWLDCGNHANSSSGQVLLGSTNQFTLEVAFDNLHKPNFCINLPSPSCQHPELLTPLPEELNSTPLSCAEIQARNRQSLFVNQQVAVIAVEYMLALTLTGGLRRFATYFHNSTGSCRSLYTCAESLQQFNLRLRK